In the genome of Primulina tabacum isolate GXHZ01 chromosome 13, ASM2559414v2, whole genome shotgun sequence, the window ACCAGCATGTTTCAGAGAGTAAACGAAAAGGTCGACTTCGGACTTCCTCATGGGTTGAAACTGTTTGATTTTGAGATTGGTAAGCAGCTCCAGTGTACAGAGTTTACGCATGTTTCGCCAGTACGGGCCGTACTTCCCGAACACGATATTTTTCTGGCCATGGCTAAGGTAATAGGCAGCCTCATGGTGCGGCCTGTCACAGAAAACATGGTCGTATGTCTTCAGAAAGAGCTCGGCGGCGGCGGGGGAGGAGACGATTATGGTTGGCACGGAGCCGAATTTCGTATACATGATCGGGCCATGTTTTCGAGCTAAATGATATAAATCTTGGTGGGGATTTTTACCCAACAGATGGAAATGACCTAAGATCGGAAGAGCTTTTGGTCCAGGAGGAAGCTTGTTTTTCCTCCTCCCGGAGCGGAGCAGTTCTTGAAGAAGATACAGAAATAGGATTGTTGATAAGGAGATGATCCAAATCCAAGCCATTGAAGTTAGATGATTGCTGTAAAGATGGATAAAGAGATTTACCGAATAAAATCAAAATTGaacaatttatatttataatcgGAAATGAATTATTGAGTCTCATATATAGTTTTATTTCTTTATcacaaaaatttatgttataCGATTTTAAGAATCCATTATGTAAAacgattttttatttatttcacttataaaaaaatattacttttaatataaaaaatttcttattattataaatattaataaaattgacATGTCTTTCAAATTTTATGCATAAACCAGTCTCCTGTTTCTTTATTACAAAATTTGATGGTTTCTTGATTTGatgatctctagtactattttatataattagcctTCAACTGTCACATgagcatatatttatatatctacaaaagattatttttattataatttttagtcATATATAACTAAtttgatttaaataaaaaagaattaaaatatataaatattagtaactttgttaaatattaaaatttttaaatatttggtTGGTTGATTGAAAAATTAGATAAAAGAGTTAGTTAAATTAGAGAAAAAATTACagataataaaaatattcagtTTCACCAACACATGACTAATAAGAGATTTAACTTTAATATATGCTATTATTTATCGCACACGCGTTTTGtgagtgtgtatatatataataattactataatttttaataatataaaattaatttaatttgaatgaaataaaaaatataaatatagaaatattttataattattaagtattaaataatttgtattatttagatggttgattaaaaaatttgtgagacAACAAAATGGTTTAACTTCGAAGTGAGAAAATTAAAGAGAACAAAAATAATAAGCttcaacaacaaataattctaaaatatgtcatatatatgtataaatatattttattaggGTAGTATTTCTAATTGATAAAAAAGAATGGACTTTTTTTTACATATGATTCAAATTTAGATCACATTTCTTCCAGCAGATTCGGATCGTAATTTATTAATAACTGTAGGACCGAGTGTttaccgttttaccaaaagttatagttaTTAGTGATTGTataattcaaatcttttaaactgcacaGCAGCTCAAACATCATgtttcgatcgctctaccaaatagggtcaattattgcacccaacaatttttctcccaataattgcactccttgcaatcaatgagaatcgaacccgtgaccttggctctgataccaattgtaggatcgaGTGATTACCGCTTTACcgaaagctatagctagtagtaatggtgcaactcaaatcttttaaaccgtatAACAGCACAAGCACCATGTTCGATCACTCTACCAAACAGTgacaattattacacccaacaataccacaaagttaaaaaattttggcTTCAAAATGAATTATTGAGtgtcaaatataaaatattgaatTATTGTACTTATAATGTACTAAAAAATgagattaatattatatttaataatgtTCCAATTTCCAATAGATTATAGCAAGACAtttgataatataaaataaatttcaatatTTGCATCGATTAAAGCatttcattatattttaatttggttttcagttttttttttaattccatATCAAGTGcttctttattatttaataacattaaatattttaaaacaaatagaaaaaaataatgcatttaaatgtgaagtttttcaattttttaatacaaatctgaaacaGATAttcttttataattataaaCTATATTGCATTGGTTAtataatttcatttaattttagttatgattttgagttttgtgttacttaatttatttatttagttctCACTACATTctaacatattaaataaaatttatataatattatatttttgaacTTTTTAATGGAGTGTCATAGTTAATTTTTTGATATATTGAATGTCtgcaaattattattattaatatcattatcataatttgaaatttaatataaatatgttgccaaaattaattatgattttactcaaaatttattaatataataaatgacaaaaaatttgactttttgaaaaacatttatttttttttaaaaattgatagattaaataatatatgattttttaaatattttttattattaacatttctataatataataatattttaaatcttaatatatttattatattattataataataattttaaataattactcaaATATTAATActgattaaatttaattattaattatataaaataacactaataattaataaataaataaagagtgGATAGCGAAGCATTGATTCGTCGGTCAATAtttatttcgaattttaaaatCCATCAATAATGAAAGAGTGGGGACATGCATTTAATTTGCAGGCCTTCAGTCTACTTTGTTTGTATAAATTATCTAGAAAAATTACATGTTCAACGATTTTTAGACGCTGACTGATACATACAAATAAATACCCAACTCTCCGGGGGCGTTTGAGTTGATAGAGTCGTGGAATAAACTAGCGCTTTATTTTTTAGGGCGAGTATCTTGAACATGACTTATATAACATGTTTTAGGTAAAAATTtatatgagacgatctcacggatcgtattttgtgaaacttatctcttatttgggtcatccatgaaaaattattactttttatgctaacaatattactttttattgtgaatatcattatggttgactcgtctcaaagataaagattcgtcagatcgtctcacaagagacctactctatgttttatatgtttaagTAATTTGcagattaaatatatttttaacttTAGTGgattattttttaagaaaatgaatttttCAAGTGTATTTTAATAGACTATTAAATTAGTACGAAATTTTACCTTATATATACCGAAGAATAAAAGCTGTGTAACAATGTGCGAGCTATAGTGGGTTTTTGCCCGATATAATTTtgcccaatttttttaatatacttAGTCCATACACATAgtcattatttataaatttaaattttgtttattttttgtcAAAATATCCAACAAGCTCAAGTTGGAAGTATTCATGAATTATAactcatattatttatttattcaaagaatgaGTAATTGTTCTGACTAAATTAGTCAGTTTTCTGAATAAATTGATCGAGGAGAGTTGCATGATGTAATTTaagtatgatataattatattttatattatattttttttcataattttcgtttttatcCTTAAAGTTATTATGATATACTGCTTATTTTTTAtggttatatatataaatcgaaAGAAATTTTGCTCCGCATAGAAAAGATGGTCGACTACGCCCTTGATTGTTTGCGAGTGCAAGTATTTGGTTCagaatttcaaataatttcatCGAGTAAGAATTTAAAATCTATTGTTTCGCCGAAAGAGAAGAAAGTTGAAGAATTTTAAATCAATGGatcaataaatcattaaaataaattagttgtgtttgaactcatgtatCTAATTTTGACAAAGTTATTCCACAATAATTACTATAGAAATTACATAACTTATTAATTAGTCAAGGAAATTAAAGATATAATGATGCTTAAATTGCACTTATACGATGATTCAAGATAAAATACATTTTCTTCATCTTCAAGTTggtgaaaatgatattttaagtccACAATCCTCCGAGTATTTTGAGAAAATTATTTTCTCATACTCGACTCCGAGTATTTTGAGAAGCTCTGGGCTAAAGTTAGCTCAAATTGCCACATATTGCATCATTTGTTATTGACAATTTCTAAATAATATAGTTCTGGTACTCATTATTTTGTAtgataacaaaaatatattGACGACTAAATAATTAtcgatgattatatcattttgatctCAAAATTTATAAGATAACAAATAAATTGTTGAAACGTCATCTTTTAATATTCTTATTATTCTTCAGGAATAACTTAATTCAAATTGGATTTAGTGAGTTAATTGGTCGATCATAATTCTAGCGTATTTTACATTTACTTGTAAGTAAAGTAAGATATAGTCGTGCAGGGTATCAATTTCTTTTATAATGATCAACCTCcattattcttgatattgagaTATtcacttattttttaaaaaaggtttATTGATCCATTATTCTAAATGTTTCAGTAGAACATGCTCGtctaaacaaacaaaaaattattattttttatgtaaactattatatttttattataaataaaaacataattaatgaGTTCATAAatgatatctgtctcacaaaaaaatttattattattatttttattatgtttcaACTACATTAATGTGTATTCAAGTTCGATAAAAcactataaattattattttatcattgatGTGACTGTTTTACCTTTTGTCAGTCAACATTTATTTTCAGAGCAACCACAATGGGTGTTAAATGAGTGTTATAACACCCATTTAACACTCTTTCTCCATTGTGAGTAGGCGTTATAACGTCCACTCACAAGAGAGAGAAAAGGGGGCGTTCATATGTTTGAACGTCCTTCTTTccgcttatttttttaaaaaaattggacatttagcgacgattttgaaaaatcgtcgctatttACGACGGATTTTTACAAACCGTCGATGAACGAGGGCCCCACACACATGATGATGTTTCCTTATTTAATGTTATTTAATGTATtggtttaaatttcaaattttcattttttaaaaagaaattcggatactaaaataaattaaaaataatgttcAATTAAAAACTAACggttgtttttatttataaaagtaaaaaattgttttaacggCTAATTAACGGCtagttcaataaaaaaataatatattcatctataaatattcaCACTAcacaaattatttcaaacatcaaaacatattaTTCTTCACTCCAAAAATCTTTTCTCTTCTATTTTCATCATCTcaaattctttttttaaaaaatttcttaaatcctACTTTGTTCAGAAATGGTTGAAAATTACCGAGGGTTTTTTAGAAATTTcgtgaatttaaaaaaaaaagccgGAAGAAAATACTTCTTCCCAAAATTCGCAAATTCCACCAAATTATCCATATTTTCCATACCCACCAAATTATCCACAAAATCCATATCCGCCaaattatccttataattcCTATCCATCAAATTATCCATATAATCCATATCCACCAAACTATCCATCTAATCCACATGCAACCAGTATGCCATTTATTTCTCAAACGGAAAATGAACCAACCACTCCGACTTTCGTCCCAGAGACTCAATTGTTCGACCGTGAATCCCCAATTGAAGTCGTAAATTTGGAGAATGTGGATTCTGGCGCTGAGGATAGAAAAAAACGGTCAACCTGGAGAAAGGTTGAAGACGAGGTCTTAGCGAGATCGTTTGTCACTATCAGCGATGACCCAATCATCGGCAATGATCAAAAGACGGAAGCTTTCTGGGGACGTGTTGCAAGCAACTAAATTGACAATCGTCCCGCAGGTACACCTAATAGAAGTGCAAGTGTCATACGATCGCACTGGCACAATACCATACAAAAAAAAGTATATCGCTTCAATGCAAATTACAATAGTATTTATAGTGCATATCGTAGCGGCCACAGTGATGAGGATATACTACAGCTTGCGTATGAAAAATATCGTGAGGAAAATAACGGCATCGCATTTAATCTTGAGCATGTGTGGAGGATCGTAAAAGATCGTCCAATGTTTACTCTACAGTCCGTTGATCACCTTGTTAACACGAAGAAGGCAAGGACCTCGGAGTCGGGAGCAAGCAACACCTCATCCAACCAAGATGCGAGTCTACATGTAGACCTAAACGAAGAAGAAAATCGTCTAATGGGTCAGAAGGCAgcaaaaagaaaggaaaaatgtaAAACGAGATCGGACATGGAGTGTATGACAACAAACTTGGACAATATGTTTGCAAAGTTTACTGAATATACAAGCATGAAAAAAGTTGAAGTTGAAGTTGAAATGAAACAAAAACAACTCGAAGTAGAGGAGATGAAAGCAAAAGCTGCTATGGCCAAAGTTCAACTAAAGGAATATGCAATCCTTTCGAAGGATACTTCGCAAATGACATATGAGCAACTTATCATCCACGAACGTCTATGTTAAGAGATTAGGGGGAGATGGAATTTTTAATTTCCAGTTATTTTAATTTTCGATTGttataattttcattcattgtaattttcatttattatatgttgtaccgttttattttaggtttataataaatgtttaattttaaataaatgacactcataaaattaaattattttacgtactaaatatataaaaacatattattattaatataaaataataataattttaatttcttaaaaaatttgaaattgaattaatttcttaaaaaatttgaaattgaatttatttaatttaaagtaataataagatgaatgagtggacagcgggacctacaaataatgagtgtgaatgttaaaatgaatgtgaGAGAATAAATGTGTTAATGTAATGTGTATGTGGCATGTGGACCCTACGATTTTTGATGAGGTGGTTTAACAATAACGAATGCGGGTGCCCTCGTACATAAATCTATAGACAGTGTAAACAATTTTAATGATGACTTAAAGATTTGTAATTTTATGTGGTTGGAGTGATTGCCGTGTTAGAAACATCCTTAATTTTTCATGTTATgtcgatatttttttttacatcatatcagtgtttttttaaaataaaatttagaactaataaaacataaaattacaAAACTGAAACATAATTTTTGAAGaattaaaaaatcaaaaagCAAAACCTGACAATTTAAACGAATATATCGATTATTTTTCCATTATTTTATCATTGACATGAGTGAATTTGCATTTTGTCTGTCAACATTGTGGTCGTCGCCGATATTTATTTCTACTGTCTGCATTCAACTTTTCGCGTCTGCGTAAAATATCTTGGAAGGATTTGAAGAGGCCAACGCTAGATTCATTGGATGcgcaatttttctatatttcatcacatTCAATGTGCAAGTGACATCTTATCGGTGCTCACAAAGGTGTGCACGACAGGTATGCAAGATATCAAAACTTTCTTTTTATATTAGAGTCTCGCAGTATTGTGTGTTTATACCATTGATAATTATTCAATCATGatagtttttttaataatttcaaaataacgattttcattttttttaattaagagtaatataaaaatttaaaatatagataaaaatatgattggaatatttaaaaagaaaaaatcttttagtaaaataataataaaaaatttcccAATAAGAATTTGAAGGTATTTTtctataaaattaattaagattTCACCATTGTAAATTATTTAGTAcaagatatatttttttagttaAATAGTAAGATtacttattatttataatatatttgtgGAAGTCATTCACATGATCACATACTATCATGCAGATGATAAATTATACAtacatgatatatgatatgtgtacatgtataatatatatatatacatacaaatatatgacaaaaacttgtttaAGACGATTtcatggatcgtattttgtgacacagatttcttatttgggttatccatgaaaaaatattattttttatgctaagagtattactttttaatgtGAATATTATTAGGGTTTCTCAtcgataaagattcgtgaaactatcatacatatatatatatatatatatatacatataatatatatatatatatatatataatatttgacaATATAAAGAGAGGAATACAATGGATTGGATTTGGACAGCAATACCAGCGATTCTGTTTCTCTATCTTCTTCGACTAATCCTAACCATCGGAAAGAAGAAAAGACTGCCACCAGGCCCAATCGGGATTCCAATTCTAGGCCATTTTCATTTACTGGGAAAGAATCCCCACCATGATTTAAACCAACTAGCCCGTAAATATGGCCCGATCATGTATCTACGATTCGGGTACGTGCCCAACATTGTCATCTCGTCACCCGCTGGAGCGAAGCTCATACTCAAAACGCACGATCTTATTTTCGCTAGCAGGCCTCACCACGAAGCATCGCAATATATCGGCTACGGACAGACGAATTTATCGTTCGGGCAGTATGGACCGTACTGGAGGAACATGCGTAAGCTGTGCACATTGGAGCTGATGAATAATCATAAGATCAATCAATTTCGGGACATGAGAAAAGCGGAGATCGGGCTTCTTGTTAGTTCACTCAAACAGGCAGCTGAATCTCTCCAAACTGTGGATATCAGCGCAAGAGTTTCGGGCCTTTCTGCGGATATGATCTGCTTGATGGTTTTTGGGAGAAAACATGCCGAAAAGGACTTGAATGAGAAGGGTTTCAAAGCTGTGGTTACCGAGGCTTTGCAGCTTGGTGCGAAATTCAATCTGGGGGATTATTTTCCTTACCTCGGGGCGATTGATCTGCAGGGATTAACTCGGCAGATGAAAGATTTGAGTAAGATTTTTGATTGGTTTTTGGAGAAGATCATCAATGAACATgttgagaagaagaagaaggaaaaCAAGGAAACAGTGGATTTCGTTGATACGATGTTGCGTATAATGGAGTCCGGAGAAGCTGAGTTTGAGTTCGATCGTCGGCATTTTAAAGCGGTGCTCTTGGTAAATATGTAAATGTTTCATTTGctttgtttattttaatatttttgtcatAATCGTGGAATTTATAATTATATCGTCATATTATATTATCtcttgataaatttttttaaccacgaaattaaaaaaaataataaaattggatatttaattatattattttgaaaagaaaatggTTAAAACTGATAAATTCAACGATATACACGCCTTTGAGTATTTATTTGACTTCCATTATCTGCTGCATGATTCCTACACACTCGAGAAAATATAGTAACTAAAGCTACATGTCTTATCGCTTCTAATATATACACTCGACCCATATTTTTCCCTCATGCAGGACTTGTTTGTAGCAGGAATGGACACTTCGGCAACTACGGTGGAATGCGCAATATCTGAACTCATGAGGCACCCACAAGTTATGAAGAAGCTGCAACAAGAACTTGAGTCGATTTCTGGCCTCGACCACATGATTGAAGAGTCTCACATTGACAATTTTCAGTACTTGGATATGGTCATCAAGGAGACCCTAAGACTCCACCCTGTTATACCTCTGTTGCTCCCTCACGAATCCATGGAGGATTATATGATCGATGGGTTTCACATACCAAGAAAATCACGTGTTATTGTTAACGTATGGGCTATTGGGAGAGATCCTAACGTGTGGCCTGATCCTGAAAAATTTACGCCGGAGAGATTTGCTGAAACAGATGTCGACATTCGAGGACGTGATTTCCGGCTCCTACCTTTTGGGTCTGGTCGAAGAAGTTGCCCGGGAATGCAGTTGGGGCTCACGGCAGTTCGATTGATGTTGTCTCAATTGGTGCATTGTTTCGACTGGGAGCTTCCAAATGGTACGGTGGCAAGTGATTTGGACATGAGTGAACACTTTGGTCTGGTTACCTCTAGAAAAGAGCATCTTTTGGCCGTTCCTATTTATAGGTTACATCACTAAATGATAAATTGCGTGGTATAAAAattctatatattttttttggggGAAGAGTTTCAGGAAATGTGataaaccaaaaataaaatatatgtttggTTTTATTTTGTATAAATATAGTTGTTATTGTACATGCATGTCAAATTATGTCAGATATTACTGGATAAAATTATTTCAGAAGTGCAGTAGATACATGGgctataatataatataatataatataataatattttttttaaagaaaaaaactaTGTAGTTTAGTTGACAGAGAAATTCTAATACTAGCTAGTTTTGTACGTTCGTTTATGTGATTTTTGTCATCTGTGTtatcaaattttcgcttttgtacgttatttatgtttttttttttgtaattttattcattattttGATGTGACGCTGATTGATACTTACGAAGCTTTGGCGTAATGTCGATGTGTGCAGTTTCATACCATGGATATTTTTGCGAAATATGGAAATTTGTTTGTAAGGAATGAAATTAAAAATCCACgattgtttgatttgcttacgTATGCAAATCAGTAAACTTGCAGAAGAGTATGCGACACACTAAATTGATGGATCGAGCTAAAATTTAGTCATAACATTAATAAGAGAGTGAAATAAATTATGAACAATAAAGATCGAGTTTAAGGTCATTCGAGGCAATGTCTAGAAGACGAATTGAAGTTGTTGTTTTCTCTCATAGAATCTACTTGTGAAGGTTGATTGCTAAATTTTGACTGTTGGACTGGGCTGAAATTTGAACAGCATATTCATAACATCATGTGATACATTTTGAACCGTGGAGATCGGATTTAGATGTCTGTAATGCTGAAAATAAGTTCTGGACAGTGGTCTTCTACTTGTTGCTAAAATGCCCGAAACTTAGACTGATTTTACTAGAATTTGGGCAGCCTCTTGCTCGATATTTTGAGAGAGTTTCTAAATTGTTTTTGGTGTCTTTCTCCATGTATTGGAGGATATTTATAGGCGCTAAGAAGGTTTGATTAGCCAAAATCTCGTCCATAATTTCTCCAAATCAGTCCATAACTGGCCGAAAATTTTGAGCACTATGGCTGAGACCGATTTTCAATCTTTCCTCCTGTATTTACTTCAATGAATTAAATTTCTTGGTGAAGTCTCAAGTTGGAAATGAAataattatctcaaatttataAGATCTTAAATATCAAAGTTTACAACGTGGATgaaaaaaaatgcaattttgTGGAAAGCTAACTTGAATATCTACCACTTCCATTTGAAAACCAACTTCGAATAATTTGTGGAATTCTCCCAGTAATTCGAAGAACACGGCACCAGGTGCACGGACCCGAATGAAACTCCCAACATGCACAAGTTTAGTAAAAAAATCCATATCTCATTCTTTTCAAATCCAATTCGCTCATAACCGGTGCCATTTTAAAGCCAATTCAAAACTCTATAATTTTCATTCGAATAATTTTCCTAAATTCTTAGTGTATAAATCGCAGAATTTGCAAATAACAGTAGGTGATGGCACTGCCCACCAATACTAATTAAATATCTATTCTGTGAATCTTGATACAAACATTCATTAGTTGGGCCTCTCGCCCACTGCAATCGATGCTCCAACACGGAGTTGCAAATTAATTATAACAATCAAATAATTTAGTTGTAAGAAAACCGTTTTCTTTGACAAGATTCCACTTGCAAAAAACCAACCAATGTTCCCATATTTGGGTGTACACAAAGATGATATATAAATGATTTAGACCCAAAAGATTCAAGCTTAACAATGCACAAAGATAATACCATATCTCTGTTTGCATGCTTCGAAGTAATAGGTGTTTGAGTTCCCAAATTTAGTATATCCGTGTGATACCATTTGTCTCACATGGTAtaacttaaaaaattaaaatgagtttataatgagcTACAGTGAACTTTTACAGCAACttgagttaatcattttcgtaaagcgatcGACGAATACGAATTAGTTGCTATAGTACCCATTGGTCCCGGCTCAGGACCTGACAAGGAATCCTAATCACTCGACGGTTTAGTGGCAGAAATCAAATTATCTTCTGCACATGTGAAACCAAAACCCAGAACTGATTAAAACGGAAATTCAAGTTTTTGAGTTAATATCAAATAAATACACGTATATCGATAAATATCTTAATTGATGATTAAATTTCTTCAAGTTTCCAAATTAATACCAACTTGTCAATTTTTTGTTCCAAAACTATGTCGTTTATTTTATAAACTCTCAAATATACCTTATAAAAAtaacaaactcgatctaataGCATAAAACTGCATTTTTGTCTTTTAATTTTGTCGTTTTAAGATGTTGTTCTTGTATGTTATCAAAATTCAGTTTTACTTCCGTGTATTCTGATTTTGGCAAATGACAAAAAGACTAAAATCGTAACAACAAAAAAAGATATTagactaaaactgaaatttaacGATACTGAGAACTTAAAACACAAAAAGTATTCAAAATATA includes:
- the LOC142522012 gene encoding uncharacterized protein LOC142522012 → MTQSSAMIKRRKLSGDVLQATKLTIVPQLAYEKYREENNGIAFNLEHVWRIVKDRPMFTLQSVDHLVNTKKARTSESGASNTSSNQDASLHVDLNEEENRLMGQKAAKRKEKCKTRSDMECMTTNLDNMFAKFTEYTSMKKVEVEVEMKQKQLEVEEMKAKAAMAKVQLKEYAILSKDTSQMTYEQLIIHERLC
- the LOC142523375 gene encoding cytochrome P450 71AU50-like; protein product: MDWIWTAIPAILFLYLLRLILTIGKKKRLPPGPIGIPILGHFHLLGKNPHHDLNQLARKYGPIMYLRFGYVPNIVISSPAGAKLILKTHDLIFASRPHHEASQYIGYGQTNLSFGQYGPYWRNMRKLCTLELMNNHKINQFRDMRKAEIGLLVSSLKQAAESLQTVDISARVSGLSADMICLMVFGRKHAEKDLNEKGFKAVVTEALQLGAKFNLGDYFPYLGAIDLQGLTRQMKDLSKIFDWFLEKIINEHVEKKKKENKETVDFVDTMLRIMESGEAEFEFDRRHFKAVLLDLFVAGMDTSATTVECAISELMRHPQVMKKLQQELESISGLDHMIEESHIDNFQYLDMVIKETLRLHPVIPLLLPHESMEDYMIDGFHIPRKSRVIVNVWAIGRDPNVWPDPEKFTPERFAETDVDIRGRDFRLLPFGSGRRSCPGMQLGLTAVRLMLSQLVHCFDWELPNGTVASDLDMSEHFGLVTSRKEHLLAVPIYRLHH